One segment of Rosa chinensis cultivar Old Blush chromosome 6, RchiOBHm-V2, whole genome shotgun sequence DNA contains the following:
- the LOC112170231 gene encoding uncharacterized protein LOC112170231, with translation MAVRNNRPNNSGRQGRMEHCPDQSFTSSQSGQQFDQDRRREGSSRGRPECAYCGDMGHFVETCYKLTGYPPGHPTNKSNRPKHNRSHGHFANQVSDGQTKDEKRLLNTALTETQLQQLISILSTKEKEGAQSQANSAVAKPGSGFKEDDWFG, from the exons ATGGCCGTGAGAAATAATAGGCCAAATAATTCTGGTCGACAAGGAAGGATGGAACACTGTCCTGATCAATCCTTCACTAGCTCACAAAGTGGACAACAATTTGATCAAGACAGGCGACGTGAAGGCTCTTCCAGAGGACGTCCTGAATGCGCCTATTGTGGTGATATGGGGCATTTTGTGGAAACTTGTTACAAGTTGACTGGCTATCCACCAGGTCATCCAACAAATAAATCCAACCGTCCCAAGCATAATAGAAGTCATGGCCATTTTGCAAATCAAGTATCTGATGGACAAACCAAAGACGAAAAAAGGCTCTTGAATACTGCTCTCACAGAAACACAACTTCAGCAGCTTATTAGCATCTTAAgtaccaaagaaaaagaaggtgcTCAATCCCAAGCTAATTCAGCAGTTGCCAAGCCAG GATCTGGCTTCAAGGAGGACGATTGGTTTGGGTAA